A stretch of Synechococcus sp. WH 8020 DNA encodes these proteins:
- a CDS encoding DUF4330 domain-containing protein: MAFRDRLRGLSVLDTTAGLIALVAVGGVLWSPKLSNTFAKANGSVKSVQIMVDVRRVSAADPEALVQKALASGRASIIIRNQPAGSVKLIRVDDINRVLAAVQPDGSVVTAPDPNRATVGTLNARFVLKGDATVSKSGVVLAGTKLKVGIPVELEGELYRLNGTVSGLKVQ; this comes from the coding sequence ATGGCTTTCAGAGACCGATTACGAGGGTTGTCAGTTCTCGATACCACTGCTGGCCTGATTGCACTGGTCGCCGTTGGTGGGGTGCTTTGGAGTCCAAAGCTCTCTAATACGTTCGCAAAAGCGAACGGGTCTGTGAAATCTGTGCAAATCATGGTGGACGTTCGTCGGGTGAGTGCCGCAGACCCTGAAGCATTGGTCCAGAAAGCGCTTGCTTCAGGACGGGCGAGCATCATCATTCGGAATCAACCCGCTGGAAGCGTCAAGTTGATTCGCGTCGATGACATCAACCGAGTGCTAGCAGCGGTTCAACCTGATGGATCCGTCGTGACGGCACCCGATCCAAACCGAGCGACTGTGGGCACATTGAATGCTCGCTTTGTGCTGAAAGGTGATGCAACGGTGTCCAAATCTGGCGTGGTTCTGGCCGGTACCAAGTTGAAAGTCGGCATACCCGTCGAACTTGAAGGTGAGCTTTACCGCCTCAATGGAACGGTTAGTGGCTTGAAGGTGCAATGA
- a CDS encoding DUF1995 family protein, with protein sequence MSLSVTLPADLVQAESMTLDSLKKALSDRQQRRWTVTWRFEGLRILKPALRLAKALEAGGQDVVLGWPDAGAAALAQRESPELATHCLALKDLMLSVDPEITGRLLLAIGPQPSDYEMVEQICNSWQGTVVLLNGKLEDAGVGLGSVARARRKGFLSVWRSAFHLEPLAAGALLQTEVEMWHLFKADPDGYRFLGTMPSKPDAEAIEMAINGEGDSLGRQLGAVDRFIEDLRS encoded by the coding sequence TTGAGTTTGTCCGTCACCCTTCCTGCCGATCTTGTCCAGGCCGAGTCGATGACCCTCGACTCTCTCAAGAAAGCTCTGAGCGATCGTCAGCAACGGCGCTGGACCGTGACCTGGCGCTTCGAAGGACTCAGGATCTTAAAACCAGCTTTGCGACTAGCCAAAGCGTTAGAGGCTGGCGGTCAGGACGTGGTATTGGGCTGGCCTGATGCAGGGGCAGCGGCCCTGGCGCAGCGAGAAAGCCCCGAACTGGCGACCCACTGCCTTGCCCTCAAGGATCTAATGCTTTCCGTGGATCCCGAAATCACAGGTCGGTTGCTCTTGGCCATTGGACCGCAGCCAAGTGATTACGAGATGGTCGAACAGATCTGCAACAGCTGGCAGGGAACGGTGGTTCTGCTCAATGGAAAGCTTGAAGATGCTGGAGTTGGTCTCGGCAGTGTCGCTAGGGCCAGACGCAAAGGATTTCTCTCGGTCTGGAGGTCTGCTTTCCATTTAGAACCGCTTGCTGCAGGGGCACTCCTGCAAACCGAAGTGGAGATGTGGCATCTCTTTAAAGCGGATCCTGATGGCTATCGGTTCTTGGGAACGATGCCCTCAAAGCCAGACGCTGAGGCTATTGAAATGGCAATCAATGGCGAAGGTGACAGTCTTGGACGCCAATTAGGAGCCGTCGACCGCTTCATCGAGGATCTAAGGAGTTGA
- a CDS encoding cysteine desulfurase family protein — MRGPEEPYFYLDGCATAPLRESVISCMIRAQQDNWGNPSSLHRIGCDAAESLERARLSISNSLRADRSNILFSSGATESAHLALLGVAKSMSPGRLVISAVEHPAVSAAAEQLIACGWTIERWPVDAYGQIQMQHLDRFLQPPTKLVSLIWGQSEVGTLQPIQAVGEACRSKRIPFHTDATQVLSQGCPNWDELPVDLLTASAHKCGGPRGIGLLLIRQEIAERIQPLFAGGEQENGLRAGTECPVLAQGMAAAFRDIASCQVNQVESSGSGIATVRDALFDLLCQNDAIRLSGHPTERLPHHISMLVSDRYGQPMSGRALVRALDREGIAASSGSACSSGRDSDSPILKAMGVDPLWQRSGLRLSLGYWIHPGTLTEINDRFQNAIDRMNHNRV, encoded by the coding sequence ATGAGAGGCCCTGAAGAGCCCTACTTTTACCTGGATGGGTGTGCCACCGCTCCCTTAAGGGAGAGCGTGATCTCCTGCATGATCAGAGCGCAGCAAGACAATTGGGGGAATCCTTCAAGCCTTCATCGAATCGGCTGTGATGCTGCTGAGTCACTCGAACGTGCACGTCTTTCCATCAGCAACAGCCTGAGAGCTGATCGATCAAACATTCTGTTCAGCTCAGGTGCCACCGAGTCAGCCCATCTCGCCCTGCTTGGTGTCGCCAAATCCATGTCACCAGGACGATTGGTGATCTCTGCTGTAGAACACCCGGCTGTTTCTGCAGCAGCTGAGCAATTGATTGCGTGCGGATGGACGATTGAACGATGGCCCGTGGATGCCTATGGACAGATCCAAATGCAGCATCTGGATCGGTTCCTGCAACCTCCAACCAAACTCGTCTCTTTAATCTGGGGTCAGAGCGAGGTGGGTACGCTTCAACCGATTCAGGCCGTTGGAGAGGCATGTCGTTCAAAGCGCATTCCGTTCCATACCGATGCCACCCAAGTCCTGAGCCAGGGTTGTCCAAATTGGGATGAGCTTCCGGTTGATCTCCTAACGGCCTCAGCACACAAGTGCGGTGGTCCAAGAGGCATCGGTCTGTTACTGATCAGACAGGAGATCGCTGAACGGATCCAGCCCTTGTTTGCCGGAGGTGAACAGGAAAATGGTCTTCGCGCCGGTACTGAGTGCCCCGTCCTGGCGCAAGGAATGGCAGCAGCATTCCGTGACATCGCTTCTTGTCAGGTAAATCAAGTTGAATCATCAGGATCAGGAATCGCAACCGTGCGCGATGCCTTGTTTGACCTGCTTTGCCAAAACGATGCAATCCGTCTCAGTGGTCATCCCACGGAGCGTTTACCGCACCACATCTCAATGCTGGTCTCCGATCGCTACGGACAGCCCATGTCGGGTCGTGCCTTGGTACGAGCACTGGATCGTGAAGGAATCGCAGCAAGTAGTGGGAGTGCATGCTCCTCCGGCCGCGATAGTGATAGCCCCATCCTTAAAGCGATGGGCGTGGATCCCCTATGGCAACGATCGGGGCTTCGACTCAGTCTTGGCTACTGGATTCATCCTGGAACCTTGACTGAGATCAACGATCGGTTTCAAAACGCCATCGATCGCATGAACCACAATCGTGTCTGA